One region of Vigna angularis cultivar LongXiaoDou No.4 chromosome 10, ASM1680809v1, whole genome shotgun sequence genomic DNA includes:
- the LOC108335400 gene encoding uncharacterized protein LOC108335400 has protein sequence MAVAANSARKALQRASSASRTLLTRRSSHPIKLNELPSSPNKRSLSFSRLPVHLAGAQLSLTPLHSATAAVLFTSLLSLHNTNWGCLSEGFATPL, from the exons ATGGCTGTGGCGGCCAATTCTGCAAGAAAAGCCCTCCAACGAGCTTCCTCTGCTTCCAGAACCCTCCTCACTCGGCGATCTTCACACCCAATTAAGCTCAATGAACTTCCTTCTTCTCCCAACAAACGCTCCCTCTCGTTTTCCCG GCTTCCGGTGCACTTGGCTGGTGCACAACTGTCTTTGACGCCGCTGCATAGTGCTACTGCCGCTGTTTTGTTCACTTCTCTGCTTTCTTTGCACAATACCAACTGGGGTTGTCTTTCGGAAG GTTTTGCCACACCTCTATAA